In Pseudomonas saudiphocaensis, one DNA window encodes the following:
- a CDS encoding GntR family transcriptional regulator: MEVGMVRQRRLADKIVEQLETMILEGTLKPGERLPAERVLAEQFGVSRPSLREAIQKLAAKGLLVSRHGGGNFVVESLGSTFSDPLLHLLENNTDAQRDLLEFRHTLEGSCAYYAALRATEVDQRRLGEAFAALQECYSREGNVSRAEEGAADARFHLAIAEASHNAVLLHTIRGLFDMLKRNVVTNIGGMYALRNETRVMLMKQHQELYDAIIERRASDARDVIHRHINYVQEVLAEGQQEAQRLARAHRREGGKG; the protein is encoded by the coding sequence ATGGAAGTCGGAATGGTTCGCCAGCGGAGGCTGGCCGACAAGATCGTGGAGCAGTTGGAAACCATGATTCTTGAGGGGACGCTCAAGCCTGGGGAGCGCCTGCCGGCTGAGCGGGTTCTGGCCGAGCAATTTGGAGTGTCGCGCCCGTCCCTGCGCGAAGCCATTCAGAAGCTGGCAGCAAAGGGTTTGCTGGTCAGCCGCCATGGCGGCGGGAATTTTGTGGTCGAATCCCTGGGTTCGACCTTTAGTGACCCTTTGTTGCACCTGCTGGAAAACAACACCGACGCCCAGCGTGACCTCTTGGAGTTTCGTCACACACTGGAAGGCAGTTGCGCCTACTACGCGGCGTTAAGGGCCACGGAAGTCGACCAGCGGCGTCTCGGCGAGGCTTTTGCCGCGCTGCAGGAGTGCTATTCGCGTGAAGGCAATGTAAGTCGCGCAGAAGAGGGGGCCGCTGATGCGCGCTTCCATCTGGCTATTGCCGAAGCCAGTCACAACGCCGTCCTGCTGCACACGATCCGTGGTCTGTTCGACATGCTCAAGCGCAACGTGGTGACCAACATTGGCGGCATGTATGCGTTACGAAACGAGACGCGCGTGATGCTGATGAAGCAGCACCAGGAGCTTTACGACGCAATCATCGAGCGTAGAGCGTCAGACGCCCGTGACGTGATCCATCGCCATATCAATTACGTGCAGGAAGTGCTCGCCGAGGGTCAACAGGAGGCGCAGCGCCTGGCCCGGGCGCATCGGCGAGAGGGTGGCAAGGGATAG
- a CDS encoding L-lactate permease produces the protein MSTGLLALFAFTPILLAAVLLLGLRWSAGRSMPLVFLFTAAIGLFVWDMSVTRIIASTLQGLVITLGLLWIIFGAILLLNTLKHSGGITAIRAGFTTISPDRRIQAIIIAWLFGCFIEGASGFGTPAAIAAPLLVAVGFPAMAAVLMGMLVQSTPVSFGAVGTPIVVGVNSGLDTATIGAQLAAQGSSWELFLQQITSSVAITHAIVGTVMPLIMVLMLTRFFGKEKSWKAGFEVLPFALFAGLAFTLPYAATGILLGPEFPSLLGGLLGLAIVTTAARYNFLTPKKTWDFADSKEWPAEWIGTIEMKLDELAARPMSAFRAWLPYVLVGAILVISRVFPEVSAALKSVSISFSNILGESGIGASIEPLFLPGGILVAVVLITFFLHGMRASELKVAVKESSGVLLSAGFVLLFTVPMVRILINSGVNGADLASMPIIMARYVADSVGGVYPLLAPMVGALGAFLAGSNTVSNMMFSQFQFGVAQSLGISGAMVVATQAVGAAAGNMVAIHNVVAASATVGLLGREGSTLRKTVWPTLYYVLFTGVIGLIAIYLMGISDPLVGQ, from the coding sequence ATGTCCACCGGACTACTTGCCCTATTCGCTTTTACCCCCATCCTGCTTGCAGCCGTTCTGCTGCTCGGCCTGCGCTGGTCCGCCGGCCGCTCCATGCCACTGGTCTTCCTGTTTACCGCCGCCATCGGCCTGTTCGTCTGGGACATGAGCGTAACCCGGATTATCGCCTCGACCTTGCAAGGACTGGTAATCACCCTTGGTCTGCTTTGGATCATCTTCGGCGCGATCCTGCTGCTGAATACCCTCAAGCACTCCGGTGGTATCACGGCAATTCGCGCCGGTTTCACCACCATCAGCCCTGACCGCCGCATCCAGGCCATCATCATTGCCTGGCTGTTCGGCTGCTTTATCGAAGGCGCGTCCGGTTTCGGTACCCCTGCCGCCATCGCCGCACCTCTCCTGGTTGCGGTCGGCTTCCCAGCCATGGCCGCCGTGCTAATGGGCATGCTGGTGCAGAGCACGCCTGTGTCCTTCGGCGCGGTTGGCACGCCCATCGTCGTCGGCGTCAACAGCGGCCTGGATACCGCAACCATCGGTGCGCAGCTGGCCGCTCAAGGCTCCAGCTGGGAGCTGTTCCTGCAGCAGATCACCAGCAGCGTGGCGATTACCCACGCCATCGTCGGCACAGTAATGCCGCTGATCATGGTGCTGATGCTGACGCGCTTTTTCGGCAAGGAGAAAAGCTGGAAAGCCGGCTTCGAAGTCCTGCCTTTCGCACTCTTCGCCGGCCTGGCCTTCACCCTGCCCTATGCCGCTACCGGCATCCTTCTCGGCCCGGAGTTTCCATCCCTGCTGGGTGGCCTGCTCGGTCTGGCCATCGTTACCACTGCAGCTCGCTACAACTTCCTGACGCCGAAGAAAACCTGGGATTTCGCTGATTCCAAAGAGTGGCCTGCCGAGTGGATCGGCACCATTGAGATGAAGCTTGACGAGCTTGCTGCACGCCCGATGAGCGCTTTCCGCGCCTGGCTGCCTTATGTACTGGTGGGCGCGATCCTGGTGATTAGCCGGGTATTCCCCGAGGTTAGCGCTGCTTTGAAGTCGGTATCCATCAGCTTCAGCAACATTCTTGGCGAGAGCGGTATTGGCGCCAGTATCGAACCGCTGTTCCTGCCCGGCGGCATCCTTGTCGCGGTTGTGCTGATCACCTTCTTCCTGCATGGCATGCGCGCTTCAGAGCTGAAAGTCGCAGTGAAAGAGTCCAGCGGAGTTCTGCTCAGTGCCGGTTTCGTCCTGCTGTTCACCGTGCCCATGGTGCGCATCCTGATCAACTCCGGCGTCAACGGCGCGGACCTGGCCAGCATGCCGATCATCATGGCGCGTTACGTTGCCGACAGCGTGGGTGGCGTTTATCCGCTGCTGGCTCCTATGGTGGGTGCGCTAGGCGCCTTCCTCGCTGGGTCCAACACGGTCAGCAACATGATGTTCAGCCAGTTCCAGTTCGGCGTTGCGCAGTCGCTCGGGATTTCCGGTGCGATGGTGGTTGCCACACAAGCAGTTGGCGCCGCAGCGGGCAATATGGTCGCGATCCACAACGTAGTGGCCGCCTCCGCTACCGTGGGTCTGCTGGGCCGAGAGGGCTCGACGCTGCGCAAGACCGTGTGGCCTACTCTTTATTACGTACTCTTCACCGGGGTGATCGGCTTGATCGCCATCTACCTGATGGGTATCAGCGACCCTCTAGTCGGACAATAA
- a CDS encoding RnfH family protein, with translation MDKTIIAIEVVYALADKQKLLRLTVPAGTSVRQAALLSGMDGYFPGLNLATAPLGIFGKAVPKPDERVLEEGERVEIYRPLIADPKEVRKQRAAKAAKNRAEAGEG, from the coding sequence ATGGATAAGACCATCATTGCGATCGAGGTGGTCTACGCGCTGGCGGATAAGCAGAAGCTGTTGCGCCTGACCGTACCGGCCGGCACCAGCGTGCGCCAGGCGGCGCTGCTTTCCGGAATGGACGGCTACTTTCCAGGGTTGAATCTGGCAACTGCGCCACTGGGCATCTTCGGCAAAGCGGTGCCCAAGCCGGATGAGCGCGTGCTGGAGGAGGGAGAACGGGTTGAGATCTACCGCCCGTTGATTGCCGATCCTAAGGAGGTGCGCAAGCAGCGCGCCGCCAAGGCAGCGAAAAACAGGGCCGAGGCGGGAGAGGGTTGA
- a CDS encoding LutC/YkgG family protein has protein sequence MSAKANILAKLKKSLEGTAPVVDDYDESLVTQSWSYPPEQRIARLRQLMEAVHTEIHLTSDAAWPELLQQLLHDRQLPSLLIAPTTPYGQRFAEYCAGRDDAPTLKAYDRPVEEWKDELFNDTPASLTGTLGAIASTGSLIMWPTREEPRLMSLVPPVHFAILKASEIHNNFYEIQQKFQWAAGMPTNALLVSGPSKTADIEQVLAYGAHGPKDLVLLILEDA, from the coding sequence ATGAGCGCCAAAGCTAATATCCTCGCCAAGCTGAAGAAAAGCCTGGAAGGCACCGCCCCCGTGGTCGATGACTACGACGAGTCGCTGGTCACCCAGTCCTGGAGCTATCCGCCCGAGCAGCGTATCGCCCGCCTGCGCCAGTTGATGGAAGCGGTGCACACCGAGATCCACCTGACCAGCGACGCGGCCTGGCCGGAATTGCTGCAGCAGCTGCTGCACGACCGCCAGTTGCCGAGCCTGCTGATCGCACCAACTACGCCCTACGGCCAGCGTTTCGCCGAGTACTGTGCCGGTCGCGACGATGCGCCCACGCTCAAGGCCTACGACCGCCCGGTGGAGGAATGGAAGGACGAGCTGTTCAACGACACCCCGGCTAGCCTCACCGGCACCCTGGGTGCCATAGCGTCTACCGGCAGCCTGATCATGTGGCCGACTCGCGAAGAACCGCGCCTGATGAGCCTGGTGCCGCCGGTGCACTTCGCCATCCTCAAGGCCAGTGAAATTCACAACAATTTCTACGAGATTCAGCAGAAGTTTCAATGGGCCGCCGGCATGCCGACCAACGCTCTGCTGGTGTCCGGGCCATCGAAGACCGCCGACATCGAACAGGTGCTGGCCTATGGCGCCCACGGCCCCAAGGATCTGGTCTTGCTGATCCTGGAGGACGCATGA
- a CDS encoding type II toxin-antitoxin system RatA family toxin: MTTHIQRSALLPYPAHALFDMVNDVASYPQFLPWCSATEVLSTSETEMKASMTVAKAGLSQRFLTRNELQPGKRIEMKLEEGPFSHLHGIWEFKALGEKACKISLDLTFDYAGPLVKATLGPLFNQAANTLVDAFCDRAKQLYG, from the coding sequence ATGACGACACATATTCAACGTTCGGCTTTGCTGCCGTATCCGGCGCACGCGCTGTTTGACATGGTCAACGACGTGGCCAGCTACCCCCAGTTCCTGCCCTGGTGCTCGGCTACCGAAGTGCTGTCCACCAGCGAAACCGAGATGAAGGCCAGCATGACCGTTGCCAAGGCGGGACTCAGCCAGCGTTTTCTGACCCGCAATGAGTTGCAGCCAGGCAAGCGTATCGAGATGAAGCTGGAGGAAGGCCCCTTCAGCCATCTGCACGGCATCTGGGAGTTCAAAGCGCTGGGCGAGAAGGCCTGCAAGATTAGCCTGGATCTGACCTTCGATTATGCCGGGCCGCTGGTCAAGGCAACTCTCGGGCCGCTGTTCAACCAGGCAGCCAATACCCTGGTCGATGCCTTTTGCGATCGCGCGAAGCAGCTCTATGGATAA
- the smpB gene encoding SsrA-binding protein SmpB, with the protein MAKQKKQSPGTIALNKKALHDYFIEQKFEAGLVLAGWEVKSLRAGKAQLVDSYVLLKDGEAWLMGCHITPLTTASTHVIADPTRTRKLLLNKRELGKLFGAVQQKGYACVALSLYWKKHMIKCEIALGKGKKEYDKRHTEKERDSAREIQRVMRSKGKDE; encoded by the coding sequence ATGGCCAAACAGAAGAAACAGTCCCCCGGGACCATTGCGCTAAACAAAAAAGCGCTACACGACTACTTCATCGAACAGAAATTCGAGGCCGGCCTCGTTCTGGCCGGCTGGGAAGTCAAAAGCCTGCGTGCCGGCAAGGCTCAGCTGGTGGATAGCTACGTGCTGCTCAAGGACGGCGAAGCCTGGCTGATGGGCTGCCATATCACCCCGCTGACCACCGCCAGCACCCACGTCATCGCCGATCCGACGCGCACCCGCAAGCTGCTGCTGAACAAGCGCGAGCTGGGCAAGCTGTTCGGTGCGGTACAACAGAAGGGCTATGCCTGCGTCGCCCTTTCGCTGTACTGGAAAAAGCACATGATCAAGTGCGAGATTGCGCTGGGTAAGGGCAAGAAGGAATACGACAAGCGCCACACCGAGAAAGAGCGCGACTCGGCACGCGAAATTCAGCGCGTCATGCGCTCCAAGGGTAAGGACGAGTAA
- a CDS encoding LutB/LldF family L-lactate oxidation iron-sulfur protein: MNAEQRIPAIELDFKGRAHNALGDEQLRRNFRTAMDSLMTKRAASFSDADERERLREMGNHIRARALSKLPELLERLEANLTRNGVQVHWAETVEEANQIVLKIAQARQAKQVIKGKSMVSEEMEMNHFLEGHGIESLESDMGEYIVQLDNEKPSHIIMPAIHKNAGQVASLFTDKLGVEYTKDVDQLIQIGRRTLRQKFFEADIGVSGVNFAVAETGTLLLVENEGNGRMSTTVPPVHIAVTGIEKVVENLRDVVPLLSLLTRSALGQPITTYVNMISGPRKEHELDGPQEVHLILLDNGRSQAFADSELRQTLNCIRCGACMNHCPVYTRVGGHTYGEVYPGPIGKIITPHMVGLHKVPDHPSASSLCGACGEVCPVKIPIPSLLRRLREENVKAPDDPHKVMRGQGSKYSKKERMIWNGWRLLNTSPALYRVFSFFATRLRALTPSNVGPWTQNHSAPKPAARSLHELAKQHLEGKR, from the coding sequence ATGAACGCCGAACAACGCATTCCCGCCATCGAGCTGGACTTCAAGGGCCGCGCCCACAATGCCCTGGGCGACGAGCAGCTGCGGCGCAATTTCCGCACCGCGATGGACTCGCTGATGACCAAGCGTGCGGCCTCCTTCAGCGATGCCGACGAACGTGAGCGCCTGCGTGAAATGGGCAACCACATCCGCGCCCGCGCTCTGTCCAAGCTGCCAGAGCTGCTGGAGCGCCTGGAAGCCAACCTGACCCGCAACGGCGTGCAGGTGCACTGGGCCGAGACGGTGGAAGAAGCCAACCAGATCGTGCTGAAGATCGCCCAGGCGCGTCAGGCCAAGCAGGTGATCAAGGGCAAGTCCATGGTCAGCGAGGAAATGGAGATGAACCATTTCCTCGAAGGCCACGGCATCGAAAGCCTGGAGTCGGACATGGGCGAATACATCGTCCAGCTCGATAACGAAAAGCCGTCGCACATCATCATGCCGGCGATCCACAAGAACGCCGGCCAGGTCGCCTCTCTGTTCACCGACAAGCTCGGCGTGGAATACACCAAGGACGTCGACCAGCTGATCCAGATCGGCCGTCGTACGCTGCGGCAGAAGTTCTTCGAGGCCGACATCGGCGTCTCGGGCGTGAACTTCGCGGTAGCCGAGACCGGCACCCTGCTGCTGGTGGAGAACGAGGGCAATGGCCGCATGTCCACCACAGTGCCGCCGGTACACATCGCCGTCACCGGTATCGAGAAGGTGGTGGAGAACCTGCGTGACGTGGTGCCGCTGCTCTCGCTGCTGACCCGCTCGGCGCTGGGTCAGCCGATCACCACCTACGTCAACATGATCTCCGGCCCACGCAAGGAACATGAGCTGGACGGCCCGCAGGAAGTGCACCTGATCCTGCTGGACAACGGCCGCAGCCAGGCCTTTGCCGACAGCGAGCTGCGCCAGACCCTCAACTGCATCCGCTGCGGCGCCTGCATGAACCACTGCCCGGTGTACACCCGCGTCGGCGGCCACACCTATGGCGAGGTCTATCCCGGCCCCATCGGCAAGATCATCACCCCGCACATGGTGGGCCTGCACAAGGTACCGGACCACCCCAGCGCCTCGTCGCTGTGCGGCGCCTGCGGCGAAGTCTGCCCGGTGAAGATCCCGATCCCGTCGCTACTGCGCCGCCTGCGTGAAGAGAACGTCAAGGCACCGGATGACCCGCATAAGGTCATGCGCGGCCAGGGCAGCAAGTACTCGAAAAAGGAACGGATGATCTGGAACGGCTGGCGATTGCTCAACACCAGCCCGGCGCTGTACCGGGTCTTCAGCTTCTTCGCCACCCGTCTGCGCGCCCTGACGCCATCCAACGTCGGCCCCTGGACGCAGAACCACAGCGCACCGAAGCCAGCTGCCCGCTCGCTGCATGAATTGGCGAAACAACATCTGGAGGGCAAGCGATGA
- a CDS encoding (Fe-S)-binding protein → MSELFYNAAPNATRVAPPLPKPRQYPAKPSQVYLFGTCVVDLFYPEAGLDAIQLLEREGLTVHFPQGQTCCGQPAYTTGYTDEARKVARAQLALFANDWPVVVPSGSCAGMLRHHYLDLFKDEPETLKQAQALAERTFELAEFLLFVCKAEFKDAGTPTKVALHTSCSARREMNTHLHVRELLAQLDKVERVEHDHESECCGFGGTFSVRMPDISGAMVLDKTRALKESGAHQVVSADCGCLMNINGSLEKQRESLRGQHLATFLWQRTGGAR, encoded by the coding sequence ATGAGCGAACTCTTCTACAACGCCGCCCCCAACGCCACTCGCGTTGCGCCGCCGCTGCCGAAACCCCGCCAGTACCCCGCCAAGCCGAGCCAGGTCTACCTGTTCGGCACCTGCGTGGTGGACCTGTTCTATCCCGAGGCCGGCCTGGATGCCATCCAGCTGCTGGAGCGCGAAGGCCTCACCGTGCATTTCCCGCAAGGGCAGACCTGTTGCGGCCAGCCGGCCTATACCACCGGTTATACCGATGAGGCCCGCAAGGTGGCTCGCGCTCAGCTGGCACTGTTCGCCAACGACTGGCCGGTGGTAGTTCCCTCCGGCTCCTGCGCCGGGATGCTGCGCCATCACTACCTTGACCTGTTCAAGGACGAGCCGGAAACCCTGAAGCAGGCCCAGGCACTGGCCGAGCGCACTTTCGAGCTGGCCGAGTTTCTGCTGTTCGTCTGCAAGGCCGAATTCAAGGACGCCGGCACGCCGACCAAGGTTGCCCTGCACACCTCCTGCTCGGCCCGCCGCGAAATGAACACCCACCTGCACGTGCGCGAACTGCTGGCGCAGCTGGACAAGGTCGAGCGTGTCGAGCATGACCACGAGAGCGAATGCTGCGGCTTCGGCGGCACCTTCTCGGTGCGCATGCCGGACATCTCCGGCGCCATGGTGCTGGACAAGACCCGCGCGCTGAAGGAATCCGGCGCGCACCAGGTGGTCAGCGCCGACTGTGGCTGCCTGATGAACATCAACGGTTCGCTGGAGAAGCAGCGCGAGTCCCTGCGCGGCCAGCACCTGGCTACCTTCCTCTGGCAACGCACCGGAGGTGCCCGATGA